Within the Chloroflexota bacterium genome, the region TCGACTCCTGTCCGGTAAAGGAAGTGGTCGTGACCAATACCGTTCCGGTGAAGGATGAGAAAAAAGTGGACAAGATAAAGGTTCTCTCCATGGCGCCACTGCTCGGCGAGGCCATTCACCGCATCCATACCGGGCTGTCCATAGGGGCCATGTTCGAGTGAGCAGCGGTGACAAAGCATAAAAAGACGGTGGAAATATACCGGGCAACCAGCGAGGCTGAAGCCCGGATTATCAAGAGCTTTCTGGAGAGCAATGGCATACCGTGCCTGATGAAAGCGAACGCCGCCCCTTCCGTACACGCGTTCGCCATTGATGGCATGGGCGAGGTTGCCATCATGGTCTGGGAAGATGTGGCCGATAAGGCCAGAGAGCTCATCAGGGAGGAAGAGGATGCTTAAGTGGCTGGGCAG harbors:
- a CDS encoding DUF2007 domain-containing protein — translated: MTKHKKTVEIYRATSEAEARIIKSFLESNGIPCLMKANAAPSVHAFAIDGMGEVAIMVWEDVADKARELIREEEDA